From Panthera uncia isolate 11264 chromosome E1, Puncia_PCG_1.0, whole genome shotgun sequence, one genomic window encodes:
- the NME2 gene encoding nucleoside diphosphate kinase B — protein sequence MAHQERTFIAVKPDGVQRGLVGEIIKRFEQKGFRLVAMKFLQASEELLKQHYIDLKDRPFFPGLVKYMSSGPVVAMVWEGLNVVKTGRVMLGETNPADSKPGTIRGDFCIQVGRNIIHGSDSVKSAEKEISLWFKPEELVDYKPCAFDWIYE from the exons ATGGCCCACCAGGAGCGCACGTTCATCGCCGTCAAGCCGGACGGCGTGCAGCGCGGCCTGGTGGGCGAGATCATCAAGCGCTTCGAGCAGAAGGGCTTCCGCCTCGTGGCCATGAAGTTCCTGCAG GCCTCGGAGGAACTCCTGAAGCAGCACTACATTGACCTGAAGGACCGCCCGTTCTTCCCCGGGCTGGTGAAGTACATGAGTTCCGGGCCGGTTGTGGCCATG GTCTGGGAGGGACTGAACGTGGTAAAGACGGGGCGAGTGATGCTTGGGGAGACCAACCCAGCAGATTCTAAGCCAGGCACCATCCGTGGGGACTTCTGTATTCAAGTTGGCAG GAACATCATTCATGGCAGTGATTCAGTAAAAAGTGCAGAGAAAGAAATCAGCCTGTGGTTTAAGCCTGAAGAATTGGTTGACTACAAGCCTTGTGCTTTTGACTGGATCTACGAATAA